In Populus alba chromosome 1, ASM523922v2, whole genome shotgun sequence, a single window of DNA contains:
- the LOC118028055 gene encoding dof zinc finger protein DOF2.2 isoform X1, translating to MVFSSVQFYLDPPNWQQQQPSQQPGASNESPQLPPLPPPTHVGGSGTAGSIRPGSMADRARLAKIPQPEVALKCPRCESSNTKFCYFNNYNLSQPRHFCKTCRRYWTRGGALRSVPVGGGCRRNKKRKVQSSSKSPVSSERQVGSTSSSTSALPSQVIGHLPQQQSQLPYMTSLHNLAQFGEGNIGLNFGGIQGQLGSASGASGQADMGFQIGSNSGMNSSAILSAGGVHQFPFFEFSPSGLYPLQSEGAEPPISVNGDNQLQSMTSSSRVSQLAPVKTEGNQGLNLSKPYLGVPQNNQYYWSGNTWADLSGLNSSSTSHLLR from the exons ATGGTGTTCTCTTCAGTTCAATTCTATTTAGATCCTCCCAACTGGCAGCAG CAGCAACCAAGTCAACAGCCTGGAGCAAGCAATGAAAGCCCCCAGCTTCCACCTCTTCCTCCACCAACTCATGTTGGTGGTAGTGGCACCGCTGGCTCAATTAGACCTGGTTCGATGGCTGATCGAGCTCGGTTGGCCAAGATACCTCAGCCAGAGGTAGCTCTAAAGTGCCCAAGGTGTGAATCTAGCAACACCAAGTTTTGTTACTTCAATAACTATAACCTCTCTCAGCCCCGCCACTTTTGCAAAACCTGTCGGCGATACTGGACTAGAGGGGGTGCCCTTAGAAGTGTTCCTGTAGGTGGTGGATGCCgtagaaacaagaaaagaaaagtccaAAGTAGCTCAAAGTCTCCAGTTTCGAGTGAAAGGCAAGTGGGTTCAACTTCCAGCTCCACAAGTGCACTTCCATCACAGGTTATTGGTCATTTGCCTCAACAACAATCTCAATTACCCTACATGACCTCACTGCATAACCTGGCTCAATTCGGCGAGGGAAACATTGGGTTAAACTTTGGTGGAATTCAGGGACAGTTGGGATCAGCAAGTGGTGCTAGTGGACAGGCTGACATGGGGTTTCAGATAGGGAGCAACTCAGGAATGAATAGCAGTGCTATTTTATCAGCCGGAGGAGTGCATCAATTTCCTTTCTTTGAGTTTTCACCCTCAGGTTTATATCCACTTCAAAGTGAGGGTGCTGAACCTCCGATTAGTGTTAATGGGGACAACCAGCTTCAATCTATGACTTCGAGCTCTAGGGTTTCTCAGTTAGCTCCAGTGAAGACAGAAGGAAACCAAGGTTTAAATTTATCGAAGCCATATTTGGGTGTCCCACAAAATAATCAGTACTATTGGAGTGGAAATACCTGGGCAGATTTATCAGGTCTCAATTCTTCTTCCACTAGCCATCTCTTAAGATAA
- the LOC118028055 gene encoding dof zinc finger protein DOF2.2 isoform X3, with translation MVFSSVQFYLDPPNWQQQPLNVSILQQQPSQQPGASNESPQLPPLPPPTHVGGSGTAGSIRPGSMADRARLAKIPQPEVALKCPRCESSNTKFCYFNNYNLSQPRHFCKTCRRYWTRGGALRSVPVGGGCRRNKKRKVQSSSKSPVSSERQVGSTSSSTSALPSQVIGHLPQQQSQLPYMTSLHNLAQFGEGNIGLNFGGIQGQLGSASGASGQADMGFQIGSNSGMNSSAILSAGGVHQFPFFEFSPSGLYPLQSEGAEPPISVNGDNQLQSMTSSSRVSQLAPVKTEGNQGLNLSKPYLGVPQNNQYYWSGNTWADLSGLNSSSTSHLLR, from the exons ATGGTGTTCTCTTCAGTTCAATTCTATTTAGATCCTCCCAACTGGCAGCAG CAACCCCTGAATGTTTCAATCTTGCAGCAGCAACCAAGTCAACAGCCTGGAGCAAGCAATGAAAGCCCCCAGCTTCCACCTCTTCCTCCACCAACTCATGTTGGTGGTAGTGGCACCGCTGGCTCAATTAGACCTGGTTCGATGGCTGATCGAGCTCGGTTGGCCAAGATACCTCAGCCAGAGGTAGCTCTAAAGTGCCCAAGGTGTGAATCTAGCAACACCAAGTTTTGTTACTTCAATAACTATAACCTCTCTCAGCCCCGCCACTTTTGCAAAACCTGTCGGCGATACTGGACTAGAGGGGGTGCCCTTAGAAGTGTTCCTGTAGGTGGTGGATGCCgtagaaacaagaaaagaaaagtccaAAGTAGCTCAAAGTCTCCAGTTTCGAGTGAAAGGCAAGTGGGTTCAACTTCCAGCTCCACAAGTGCACTTCCATCACAGGTTATTGGTCATTTGCCTCAACAACAATCTCAATTACCCTACATGACCTCACTGCATAACCTGGCTCAATTCGGCGAGGGAAACATTGGGTTAAACTTTGGTGGAATTCAGGGACAGTTGGGATCAGCAAGTGGTGCTAGTGGACAGGCTGACATGGGGTTTCAGATAGGGAGCAACTCAGGAATGAATAGCAGTGCTATTTTATCAGCCGGAGGAGTGCATCAATTTCCTTTCTTTGAGTTTTCACCCTCAGGTTTATATCCACTTCAAAGTGAGGGTGCTGAACCTCCGATTAGTGTTAATGGGGACAACCAGCTTCAATCTATGACTTCGAGCTCTAGGGTTTCTCAGTTAGCTCCAGTGAAGACAGAAGGAAACCAAGGTTTAAATTTATCGAAGCCATATTTGGGTGTCCCACAAAATAATCAGTACTATTGGAGTGGAAATACCTGGGCAGATTTATCAGGTCTCAATTCTTCTTCCACTAGCCATCTCTTAAGATAA
- the LOC118028055 gene encoding dof zinc finger protein DOF2.2 isoform X2 has product MVFSSVQFYLDPPNWQQQPSQQPGASNESPQLPPLPPPTHVGGSGTAGSIRPGSMADRARLAKIPQPEVALKCPRCESSNTKFCYFNNYNLSQPRHFCKTCRRYWTRGGALRSVPVGGGCRRNKKRKVQSSSKSPVSSERQVGSTSSSTSALPSQVIGHLPQQQSQLPYMTSLHNLAQFGEGNIGLNFGGIQGQLGSASGASGQADMGFQIGSNSGMNSSAILSAGGVHQFPFFEFSPSGLYPLQSEGAEPPISVNGDNQLQSMTSSSRVSQLAPVKTEGNQGLNLSKPYLGVPQNNQYYWSGNTWADLSGLNSSSTSHLLR; this is encoded by the exons ATGGTGTTCTCTTCAGTTCAATTCTATTTAGATCCTCCCAACTGGCAGCAG CAACCAAGTCAACAGCCTGGAGCAAGCAATGAAAGCCCCCAGCTTCCACCTCTTCCTCCACCAACTCATGTTGGTGGTAGTGGCACCGCTGGCTCAATTAGACCTGGTTCGATGGCTGATCGAGCTCGGTTGGCCAAGATACCTCAGCCAGAGGTAGCTCTAAAGTGCCCAAGGTGTGAATCTAGCAACACCAAGTTTTGTTACTTCAATAACTATAACCTCTCTCAGCCCCGCCACTTTTGCAAAACCTGTCGGCGATACTGGACTAGAGGGGGTGCCCTTAGAAGTGTTCCTGTAGGTGGTGGATGCCgtagaaacaagaaaagaaaagtccaAAGTAGCTCAAAGTCTCCAGTTTCGAGTGAAAGGCAAGTGGGTTCAACTTCCAGCTCCACAAGTGCACTTCCATCACAGGTTATTGGTCATTTGCCTCAACAACAATCTCAATTACCCTACATGACCTCACTGCATAACCTGGCTCAATTCGGCGAGGGAAACATTGGGTTAAACTTTGGTGGAATTCAGGGACAGTTGGGATCAGCAAGTGGTGCTAGTGGACAGGCTGACATGGGGTTTCAGATAGGGAGCAACTCAGGAATGAATAGCAGTGCTATTTTATCAGCCGGAGGAGTGCATCAATTTCCTTTCTTTGAGTTTTCACCCTCAGGTTTATATCCACTTCAAAGTGAGGGTGCTGAACCTCCGATTAGTGTTAATGGGGACAACCAGCTTCAATCTATGACTTCGAGCTCTAGGGTTTCTCAGTTAGCTCCAGTGAAGACAGAAGGAAACCAAGGTTTAAATTTATCGAAGCCATATTTGGGTGTCCCACAAAATAATCAGTACTATTGGAGTGGAAATACCTGGGCAGATTTATCAGGTCTCAATTCTTCTTCCACTAGCCATCTCTTAAGATAA